A window of the Henckelia pumila isolate YLH828 chromosome 3, ASM3356847v2, whole genome shotgun sequence genome harbors these coding sequences:
- the LOC140889245 gene encoding uncharacterized protein — translation MAPYKALYGRNCRTPLHWDDFGERAVLGLEIVTQTVSHIAKIRERMLTAQSRQKSYVDEQRRGLEFEVRDHVFLKVSPWKGMMRFGKKGKLSLRYIGPFEILDRVGTQAYGVALPQKLSEVHNVFHISMLRNYIANPPHLILHEPMQWTPDLSNEDIPVKILAMGSGC, via the coding sequence ATGGCTCCTTATAAGGCTTTGTATGGGAGGAATTGTAGAACTCCTTTGCATTGGGATGATTTTGGAGAGAGAGCTGTGTTGGGACTAGAAATAGTGACTCAGACAGTGAGTCATATAGCTAAGATCAGAGAAAGAATGCTaacagctcagagtcgtcagaagagctATGTCGACGAGCAGCGTAGaggtttggagtttgaagttAGAGATCATGTGTTTTTGAAAGTGTCACCTTGGAAAGGAATGATGAGGTTTGGAAAGAAAGGAAAGCTGAGTCTaagatatataggacctttcGAGATCCTAGACAGAGTGGGGACTCAAGCTTACGGAGTTGCTTTACCTCAAAAATTGTCAGAggtgcacaatgtattccataTCTCCATGTTGAGGAATTATATCGCGAATCCTCCCCATTTGATTCTTCATGAACCAATGCAATGGACACCAGACTTGTCCAATGAGGATATACCAGTTAAAATTTTGGCCATGGGGTCCGGATGTTGA